CTTCCTTAACATCTGGTTATAAATAGCTTTGTTGCTATGTTATAAGGCAGCCTAATATTGTGGAACTATTTACCCATAATGATTGGAGTATATGAATATGTCTATTCGGCGTGATGACCTTTATCATCCACACAACTTAGAGGGCAACAAGCTTTAGTTCACTATCACTATTCGTTTATAAAACATCAAAGTGTGTGTGCTTGGCTAAATATTAATTTGGATAAAAATATGTCTCATCAAATCATTCAAGATCTTAACAACCGCTATACTGCAAAAAAATATGACCCAAGCAAACGTATATCTGTTGAAAATATGGACGTGCTAAAAGAAGCAATGCGTTTATCCGCGTCTTCAATTAATGCACAACCTTGGAAGTTCATTATTCTTGAAAGTGATAATGCCAAACAACGTTTCCACGATACTTTTGCAAATATGTATCAGTTTAACCAACATCATGCTAAAGAAGCTTCACACATCATTTTGTTTGCTTTTAACCCTAACTTTACGAAAGAGCAGTATAAAAAAGTGGTTGATGTGGAAGTCAGTTCAGGCCATTTACCTGCAGAGATGTTTGATAACATGCTCAATGGTGGCTTTACTTTTGCTGAAGTAAACACGGATGAAAATGGTTTTAACGGTTATTGGACTAAGGCACAAACTTACCTTGCATTAGGAAATACCTTACACGTACTGGCTCGCTTAGGGATTGACTCTACACCTATGGAAGGTGTTGATTCATCATTGATTGGAGAAGAGTTTAAGCAAGAGTTAGGTGGTTTTGTATGTGAAACAGCTCTCGTAATGGGTTATCACATGGATGGAGAAGACTATAATCACGGGCTACCTAAGGCTCGTCTAGCACTTGAAGATATCTTCACTGTGTTATAAGTCATTATCCTATTGTTGTAAAGTTAACTCATTAACAAACGATTGATACAATAACAAAGGTCGAGATTGTAATTTGAAAATACTTATTAGGGTATTCAAGTCACAAGGGTGTCGGCCTTTAAGTTAGTGTTAAAAAAAGCCTGTAAATAATGTTGTGTAACTGCTTTTCAATCAGCACCCTATAGGGGCAATGGAAGGTAGAACATGAATAAACAAGAATGAGAAGCTTTTGCCAAACAAGCAGCCAAATACTAATAACATGACTACCCATGATTGTTGGCTAAATATCAAACAATAAATTACGCTTTATTTCCTTTTTTAACAGGGTAAATAAAGATGGCTAGACCCAGACAGGCAATCGTTAGCCTAGAAGATACGCCTTCTCCTGCAAATAGAAAGTTGTCACTGTTGTTCGTGGGTGGTTTGTAAGGTATTTTTATGTGGGATTGATAAATCTACAGGTGAAAACTTTGAGCATCGGCATGAGTGGGTGGAGTAACGTGGTTATAAATGGCTTAGTTTCATTTGCATTTTAGAGATTATTGCATTTTTTTATGTAAAGGTTTTTTTTCACTAAACAATGCTGAAGGTAGTGTTACATTAGGTGCTAAAAAGAAATCCTCATCGATAGTATTACCAGAGAAAAGCTCCGCAATAAGTTCATCGCCCTTAAAAACATCAATTGATATGCCGCGACCCATACCGCCAGAAATACCGACATAATAATAGTATGCACCGTTACTAAAAAATAAAATATCCTTTCCCAATCGGCCTATCTGTTGATAATACCTGCCAAACGGCAGCTCAGTAGTCGTTTGGTTTTCAAGCGTGACAGTATCGCCGTTACCGTAGCGATAACTTAAATATGAATTGTCTTTAGCCAAGCACATTGACAACCTGTTGTTGGTAGGCGTCAGCTTATAAGCTATACCTTTGCTGGGATTACGTTCAATCTTATTTATCTTAGTGTTAATGTAGGTTACTTCATTTGCTTTGCAGTATGTAGAAACGTTCTCTGAGATCTGATCAACAATAATCAATTGAGCGACATTATTCACCTTTTCAACTTCAATACTGTTAATTTCAGCAGTGTTCATCTCTATTTTTGTCGCTAGAGCACTCTCGGAAGAAGTTGCAGTTTTATTATCACAGGCTGTTAAAATTAAGACACATAAAGTCGCTTGTGTTAAACGTTTCATATTCAAAAAAATCCACCTAAAATAAATCCACCTAAAATAAATCCATCTAAAATAAATCTATATTAACGGTTAATAATAAATTAAGCACGCAATAATAAGCGCTGAGAGAGTGTCTGTTAACTTCATTATTAGCTTTAAAGTTGGATTATTACATCAACTATGTTGCTTGATTGTATTAGAACTGCCGATTATTAGCATTCAAAACTGCCACTAAAGAACCTTTAAATTAACCATCAATTATTCAAAAATAAAAAGGGATCTTTGAGAAAATGGTCATTAAAAAAGTAGTTTCTTAGGTTGTTTAAAGTGTTAAAAAAACATAGACCTATCTTTGTCCAATAACATGGCCATATATGGCTTAGTTTCATGTAAATTAATTAATAATAGAACTTGTAATGGGCTGGAAATGTATCATTTCCCTGTATATTTTACTTCATAATGATCAATATTAACCAAAAGTGTTAAATAAGCTACCTACTATCGTCACGTAATAATGAAAGAAGAGTCTTTTTAAAACATCTAGTAAATTGCCATTAAAACACGTAACTTAACTATTAATAGTAATATTTATAATTCACAAAGGGGGCTTTCTTGCGCTTGTTTAATTGGGTTTTTTTAACAATTCTAGTGACTTTTTCTGTAGGTTCATCGGCAACAATTGCAGATGATATATTGCCTATGCGCGACAGAGCTGAGTTTATTGACAACATACTGGCTAAGCGGGTCGAGCTATTGTTACCCAAATTGATGAATGACCATAAGCTGGATATGTGGATAATCATTAGTCGTGAATACAATGAAGACCCTGTAATTAAAACGCTATTACCGGCTACATGGATATCTGCTCGCCGCACAACAATACTGGTATTTGCTCGTAAAGGTGATGGCAGTGTGGGTGCTTATGCAATAGCACCTTATAACGTTGGTAATGTTTTTGAAAAAGCTTGGGATAAATCAAAACAATCTAATCAATGGTTGGCTCTTAATGAGTTAATTGAACGCTATCAACCCAATACCATTGGCATTAACCAATCAGACAATTGGGCTCACGCCGATGGCCTCGTCGCAACAGATAAAGAAAACTTGTTAGTTTATTTACCCGAAAAATATAAAACAAAAATTGTTTCAGCGGAGCCTGTCGCCGTAGGATGGCTGGAACAAAGAATACCTGAAGAAATTGCCGTTTATAAAGACATCGTAAAATTGGCGCATGCAATAATCGCTGAAGCGTTTTCAAATAAAGTCATCACGCCTGGAAAAACAACAACTGACGATGTAGTTTGGTGGCTTAGAGAGCGTATTGTTGAACTAAGACTGCAAACCTGGTTTCATCCAAGTGTATCAATTCAGCGTAGTGATGATGTTGTCTTGGAGCACGAGTCGAGTGCTACCCATGACAATGGTAAGCAAATTATTTTACCGGGCGATCTACTGCATGTTGATTTTGGTATAACCTATTTACGTTTAAATACCGATACGCAACAGCATGCTTATGTACTCAAACCTGGCGAAAGCGAAGCACCACAATATTTACAAAAGGCGCTGTTATCAGGCAACAAACTACAAGATATATTTACCGGACAGTTTTCAGCAGGCCTTACTGGTAACCAAGTGTTAAAACGTTCTCGTGAACTTGCTATTTCACAAGGATTAAAACCAACAATATATACGCATCCGCTGGGTTATCATGGTCATGCGGCTGGTACAACACTTGGCATGTGGGATTCGCAAGACGGTGTTTCTGGCGATGGTGATTACCCATTACATCTAAACACGGCCTATTCTATTGAGTTGAACAACGCCATTTTTATTGAACAATGGAAAAAAGAAATCAGAATCATGCTAGAAGAAGATGCTATTTTTGACCAATCGGGTGTTTGGTATTTAAATGGTAGGCAAACCGCGTTTTTACTGATTAAACCTAATCAGTAAAATCTCAATAAATACGACGATAAAAAAGGATGCTTTGGCTTACTGGCTAGCATTGTTGATATTGGCATGCGATTAACTTTATCGTTTTTTTACTTTTTTTACTTTTTTTACTCTATTGCGAATCGAATCGAATCGGTTAAGTATTTTTTGACTTTATTTTCGCCACAAAAGTAGCAAAATCTAATCCCCATCTATGTGGATTTACTTGGGTAGACAGCAGCCTACTCGATAACAATATTCTCCCTGCTTGACGATACGATTAGGGTCTAGTCGATAATTAAATGTATGGGGCTGACTCATGTCAATGTTCGGTGCCAACTCAATAAAATCGAGTTGAGGGTCCATTACACTCATGGTTGCTTTAGGTGTAAATTGTAAAGCGGTTTGTGATCCAATCAGGGTTTATAATGATTCTATATTGTGTTGTTGTATAAATTGACTTGAGGCACGCTGAATAGAGCCTCTGACGGGTATTGAATTATCTGGTGCTGAGTTATCGAGTTTGTTGTTTTGATTAACTTTATACAGGCCCTAATACTTATTTGAGTATCGGAATACTTTTTCTCAGGTAACATGAAGTTATTAATGACGCTAACTTCTCTCATGGTCATGCTTGTCTCTGTTTGAGTTTTGGCAGAGGACAGCCCAAGACGGGTATTCGAGTGATGACTATTTTGTTGAATATCATCCAAATCATTTGGCTTTGGGAGTGTGTTGATCATTGATTGATACTGCTTTGAACTCAAAAGATAACTTCTAATTGCTTTGGTCTTAGGTGTTGCTGGTAAGTCTGACGTGCGTTGATCTGTGTCTTGCTCCCAAAATAATGCTATTAAAAATATCAACATTACATGGATTATTAACGCTATGGCTAACGGCTGAAATAAATCGACTTTATTAGGGTTGTGAACCGATGTCCGACAATACGGTTCCAGTGTATAGACTTCTATTACATCCATTTACGTTTTACCTCATTGACTCTTGATTTTTTATCTCACTGT
This region of Shewanella livingstonensis genomic DNA includes:
- a CDS encoding nitroreductase family protein, producing the protein MSHQIIQDLNNRYTAKKYDPSKRISVENMDVLKEAMRLSASSINAQPWKFIILESDNAKQRFHDTFANMYQFNQHHAKEASHIILFAFNPNFTKEQYKKVVDVEVSSGHLPAEMFDNMLNGGFTFAEVNTDENGFNGYWTKAQTYLALGNTLHVLARLGIDSTPMEGVDSSLIGEEFKQELGGFVCETALVMGYHMDGEDYNHGLPKARLALEDIFTVL
- a CDS encoding M24 family metallopeptidase, producing MRLFNWVFLTILVTFSVGSSATIADDILPMRDRAEFIDNILAKRVELLLPKLMNDHKLDMWIIISREYNEDPVIKTLLPATWISARRTTILVFARKGDGSVGAYAIAPYNVGNVFEKAWDKSKQSNQWLALNELIERYQPNTIGINQSDNWAHADGLVATDKENLLVYLPEKYKTKIVSAEPVAVGWLEQRIPEEIAVYKDIVKLAHAIIAEAFSNKVITPGKTTTDDVVWWLRERIVELRLQTWFHPSVSIQRSDDVVLEHESSATHDNGKQIILPGDLLHVDFGITYLRLNTDTQQHAYVLKPGESEAPQYLQKALLSGNKLQDIFTGQFSAGLTGNQVLKRSRELAISQGLKPTIYTHPLGYHGHAAGTTLGMWDSQDGVSGDGDYPLHLNTAYSIELNNAIFIEQWKKEIRIMLEEDAIFDQSGVWYLNGRQTAFLLIKPNQ